A single Aspergillus puulaauensis MK2 DNA, chromosome 7, nearly complete sequence DNA region contains:
- a CDS encoding putative MFS monocarboxylate transporter (COG:G;~EggNog:ENOG410QDAG;~InterPro:IPR020846,IPR011701,IPR036259;~PFAM:PF07690;~TransMembrane:10 (o32-56i77-97o103-123i130-150o165-186i198-218o321-342i354-373o393-413i425-448o);~go_function: GO:0022857 - transmembrane transporter activity [Evidence IEA];~go_process: GO:0055085 - transmembrane transport [Evidence IEA]) → MTDVELARDGEGPQYSPPQTGEAEQDHPTWQYALVVFAGFSVMFTTCAFIFSYGVYQSLYEEMASTEGTPFTGSSTALINLVGILAIALMSMGGPFAMHWSKIYSPQAVIIAGGWIFGIAYILSSFGKSLWHFALTQGVLLGIGACLSYVPTMSVAPTWFDKRRGLAMGVIISGSAVGGMIWPPALRAMITHLGFRNALRISGCISLALVSVAGYALGWEPKFHDQVRLQTQGLRRRTAWIQAPVVNFRVARSKRFVAQALGCFLQSAGYSTPLFFYAAYANTLGYNSTTAANFITLNNASNFISRIAIGYGADRYGRINALFVTTLLSAIAVFTFWIPSMFHTTDVSKSSADGLFIVFTILYGAFASAYISLFPASLIELFGVQHFTSVNGALYLIRGMGALIGTPLIGLLIPSSGALTSSYIYERAGIVVGVLLMAATVACLWVRIEATLGSAWKWRV, encoded by the exons ATGACAGATGTTGAACTGGCGAGGGACGGCGAGGGTCCCCAGTATTCGCCCCCGCAAACTGGCGAAGCGGAGCAAGACCATCCCACCTG GCAGTATGCACTGGTCGTATTTGCCGGGTTTTCGGTGATGTTCACGACATGTGCCTTTATCTTCTCCTACGGTGTATACCAATCTCTCTACGAAGAGATGGCTAGCACCGAAGGCACCCCATTCACCGGGAGCTCGACCGCTCTCATCAACCTGGTGGGAATCTTGGCCATCGCGCTGATGTCCATGGGTGGGCCGTTTGCCATGCACTGGTCCAAAATCTATTCGCCACAGGCTGTGATTATCGCCGGAGGCTGGATCTTCGGCATCGCTTATATCCTTTCAAGCTTTGGGAAGAGCCTCTGGCATTTTGCTCTGACCCAAGGAGTGTTGCTGGGGATCGGTGCATGCCTGTCGTATGTCCCGACGATGAGCGTTGCGCCAACCTGGTTCGACAAGCGCCGGGGCCTGGCGATGGGTGTGATCATCTCCGGCTCTGCAGTTGGAGGCATGATATGGCCTCCTGCTCTTCGTGCCATGATCACTCATCTTGGCTTTCGGAACGCGCTGCGGATCTCTGGCTGCATCTCTCTGGCGCTCGTCTCTGTTGCCGGATATGCCCTTGGCTGGGAGCCCAAATTCCATGACCAAGTCCGTCTCCAGACCCAAGGTCTTCGACGACGAACTGCCTGGATTCAAGCGCCCGTGGTCAACTTCCGCGTCGCGCGCTCGAAACGCTTTGTGGCACAGGCACTGGGTTGTTTCCTGCAGTCGGCAGGATATTCAACGCCGTTGTTCTTTTACGCTGCATACGCAAACACACTCGGCTACAATTCCACCACGGCAGCCAACTTCATTACTCTAAACAATGCCTCAAACTTCATCTCCCGCATTGCTATTGGCTACGGCGCTGACAGGTATGGGCGCATCAATGCGTTGTTTGTGACGACGCTGCTGAGCGCTATCGCCGTTTTCACCTTCTGGATCCCTTCGATGTTCCATACAACCGATGTGTCCAAGTCTAGTGCTGACGGTCTTTTCATTGTCTTTACGATTCTTTATGGTGCCTTCGCCAGTGCGTATATATCCCTCTTTCCGGCGTCCCTGATCGAGCTCTTCGGAGTGCAGCACTTTACCAGTGTCAACGGCGCCTTGTATCTAATCCGTGGAATGGGCGCACTTATCGGGACGCCGCTGATAGGTTTGTTGATCCCAAGTTCTGGTGCCCTCACTTCGTCCTATATATACGAGCGAGCAGGGATAGTGGTGGGGGTGTTGCTGATGGCGGCGACCGTGGCCTGTCTCTGGGTACGCATTGAGGCGACGCTAGGATCTGCATGGAAATGGCGGGTATAA
- a CDS encoding SDR family oxidoreductase (COG:Q;~EggNog:ENOG410PNFA;~InterPro:IPR002347,IPR036291,IPR020904;~PFAM:PF00106,PF13561,PF08659;~go_function: GO:0016491 - oxidoreductase activity [Evidence IEA];~go_process: GO:0055114 - oxidation-reduction process [Evidence IEA]) — protein sequence MSQFPTPVTVLITGAAGGLGRVIAEAFLTKGANVAICDVNRDRIAETSSAWTQEYHGRFIAEQADVSSKSDIESLVQITTNKFGRLDILINNAGVLDAFDPAGTCTRETWDRVLNVNLTGPYVCTQAAVNAMQTQSPPGGTIINMGSNASVCGTNGGLAYTVSKHGVLGLTRNTAAFYLDHGITCTMLQLGGLATTNILDSLSTGVNQEGLGMVEKHTPGFKAGFNDVPLEDVAKFCVLLADRELAKTMNGASVPFNRNWPAGV from the coding sequence ATGTCTCAATTTCCAACCCCTGTCACAGTTTTGATCACCGGAGCTGCGGGTGGCCTTGGTCGGGTCATCGCAGAGGCATTCCTCACCAAAGGCGCCAACGTCGCCATCTGCGACGTCAACAGGGACCGTATCGCTGAGACATCGTCGGCATGGACTCAAGAGTACCATGGCAGGTTCATTGCGGAGCAAGCAGACGTCTCATCCAAATCCGACATCGAAAGCCTGGTCCAGATAACCACCAACAAATTCGGCCGTCtggacatcctcatcaacaacgccggaGTCCTGGACGCCTTTGACCCGGCGGGCACCTGTACGCGCGAGACATGGGATCGAGTATTAAACGTCAATTTGACCGGCCCGTACGTCTGCACCCAGGCAGCTGTAAATGCCATGCAGACGCAGTCACCACCCGGCGGAACAATCATCAACATGGGCTCCAATGCCTCCGTCTGCGGCACAAACGGCGGGCTGGCGTATACAGTATCGAAGCACGGCGTGTTAGGGCTGACGAGGAACACGGCTGCTTTCTACCTCGACCACGGCATCACTTGCACTATGCTGCAGCTGGGTGGtctggcgacgacgaacATACTCGACTCCCTCTCGACGGGGGTGAATCAGGAGGGGCTGGGCATGGTCGAGAAGCACACGCCGGGCTTCAAAGCGGGATTCAATGATGTTCCCCTAGAGGATGTTGCGAAGTTCTGTGTTCTATTGGCTGATCGCGAGctggcgaagacgatgaatgGGGCATCTGTTCCGTTTAACAGAAACTGGCCTGCAGGGGTTTAG
- a CDS encoding cytochrome P450 (COG:Q;~EggNog:ENOG410PM5U;~InterPro:IPR001128,IPR002403,IPR017972,IPR036396;~PFAM:PF00067;~TransMembrane:1 (o14-33i);~go_function: GO:0004497 - monooxygenase activity [Evidence IEA];~go_function: GO:0005506 - iron ion binding [Evidence IEA];~go_function: GO:0016705 - oxidoreductase activity, acting on paired donors, with incorporation or reduction of molecular oxygen [Evidence IEA];~go_function: GO:0020037 - heme binding [Evidence IEA];~go_process: GO:0055114 - oxidation-reduction process [Evidence IEA]) yields the protein MALAALISGADAPLLYPVILVLAGTLTLIFSLTTSRPKLHSSFPIAGLESGWFGRLEKARRSWLHRSKEIVNEGLTKFPGCFQVVTASGPKLVLPGEFADEIRNNPHLSFQQAVSKEFFGTLPGFEPFGTHGGTEIGVEIVRGRLTQSLNYITEALAQETAAALKTLCGQPEEWTEIQYKDMLRQLVAQVSARIFIGPELSSNKAWLDVSVNYATQAFFAAEALRLWHPALRPLVHWVLPECRKLRSELTRARQILAPVVRKRQEQSRMAREAGDGCPSLKVADTVGWMDEVANGRAYDAGILQLGLSLAAIHTTSELVSGIITDLCSHPEWVEPLREEMASMIKAHGWTKKALHEMKLTDSMMKETQRHHSGDIGSMHRVATQPIKLSNGSTIPKNMSIMVALNKMKMLSSNNSSNSDPTVWAAYNPRRFLDLRQQPGQATKWQFVTTSADHLAFGHGRHSCPGRFFAANEIKVILTYLLLGFEWSFTAESPRGDIVHAKALIRVREQDVLI from the exons ATGGCGTTGGCCGCACTCATCTCAGGAGCTGATGCGCCTCTCCTTTACCCCGTCATACTAGTCCTCGCCGGCACTCTTACTCTCATATTCTCCCTCACCACTTCCAGACCCAAGCTTCACAGCAGCTTTCCAATTGCGGGGCTGGAGTCTGGATGGTTTGGACGGCTGGAGAAAGCGCGCCGGAGCTGGTTGCACCGGAGCAAAGAGATCGTCAACGAGGGCCTGACAAAGTTTCCAGGGTGCTTCCAGGTCGTCACGGCATCGGGCCCTAAGCTTGTGCTGCCAGGCGAGTTCGCTGACGAGATCCGGAATAACCCCCATCTCAGCTTCCAGCAGGCTGTTTCGAAG GAATTCTTTGGCACATTGCCCGGGTTTGAGCCCTTTGGTACGCATGGTGGAACAGAAATCGGAGTAGAGATTGTGAGAGGCAGACTTACTCAATCACTGA ACTATATCACCGAAGCCCTAGCACAAGAAACCGCGGCAGCTCTCAAGACTCTATGCGGCCAGCCTGAAG AATGGACAGAAATCCAGTACAAGGACATGCTGCGCCAGCTCGTCGCACAAGTCTCAGCAcgcatcttcatcggcccAGAGCTATCATCAAACAAAGCCTGGCTCGACGTGAGCGTAAACTACGCAACGCAAGCCTTTTTCGCCGCTGAAGCCCTGCGCCTCTGGCACCCTGCCCTCCGTCCACTCGTCCACTGGGTCCTCCCTGAATGCCGCAAGCTCAGAAGCGAACTAACCCGGGCCCGACAGATCCTCGCACCTGTTGTTCGCAAACGCCAGGAGCAAAGTCGGATGGCGAGAGAGGCTGGCGACGGCTGTCCTTCTTTGAAAGTAGCAGATACTGTGGGCTGGATGGACGAGGTAGCCAACGGGAGGGCATACGATGCTGGTATATTGCAGCTCGGCCTCTCGCTTGCGGCTATACATACGACGTCGGAGCTCGTGAGTGGGATTATCACGGATCTTTGCTCCCATCCCGAGTGGGTTGAACCTCTACGTGAAGAGATGGCGTCTATGATCAAGGCGCATGGATGGACGAAGAAGGCACTGCACGAAATGAAGCTGACGGACAGCATGATGAAAGAGACTCAGCGACATCATTCTGGGGATATCG GATCAATGCACCGCGTAGCCACACAGCCGATAAAACTCTCCAACGGCAGCACAATCCCAAAAAACATGTCTATAATGGTCGCTCTCAACAAAATGAAGATGCTAtcctccaacaacagcagcaacagtgaTCCAACAGTATGGGCAGCCTACAACCCCCGCCGCTTCCTTGACCTCCGCCAACAACCCGGCCAGGCGACAAAATGGCAGTTCGTGACGACCTCTGCTGACCATCTCGCCTTTGGACACGGTAGGCACTCCTGTCCGGGACGGTTCTTTGCCGCGAACGAGATCAAGGTTATTTTGACTTACCTGTTGCTTGGGTTTGAGTGGAGCTTTACGGCTGAGAGCCCGAGGGGGGATATTGTCCATGCGAAGGCGTTGATTAGGGTTAGGGAGCAGGATGTTTTGATTTGA
- a CDS encoding xylulokinase (BUSCO:EOG09261HZD;~COG:G;~EggNog:ENOG410PGX4;~InterPro:IPR018485,IPR018484,IPR042024,IPR043129;~PFAM:PF00370,PF02782;~go_function: GO:0004856 - xylulokinase activity [Evidence IEA];~go_function: GO:0016773 - phosphotransferase activity, alcohol group as acceptor [Evidence IEA];~go_process: GO:0005975 - carbohydrate metabolic process [Evidence IEA];~go_process: GO:0042732 - D-xylose metabolic process [Evidence IEA]), which produces MASPAPKGPLYIGFDLSTQQLKGLVVNSDLRVVYVSIFDFDADSHGFPIKKGVLTNEAEHEVFAPVALWLQALDSVLNGLKKQGLDFSLVRGISGAGQQHGSVYWGENAEKLLNGLDAKRGLEEQLADAFSHPFSPNWQDSSTQKECDEFDGFLGSQEKLAEVTGSKAHHRFTGPQILRFQRKYPDVYKKTSRISLVSSFIASLFLGHVAPFDISDVCGMNLWNIHKGAYDEEILKHCAGPHGVDDLKRKLGDVPEDGGIDLGKVHRYYIDRYGFSPECTVVPSTGDNPATILALPLRPSDAMVSLGTSTTFLMSTPSYKADPATHFFNHPTTAGLYMFMLCYKNGGLAREQIRDAVNAFKKDPNPSNPWVNFDSVALDTPPLGQISPSDPMKMGLFFPRPEIVPNIHSGQWRFTYDPASGALTETKRGWDKPLDEARAIIESQLLSLRLRSRGLTSSPGGGIPAQPRRVYLVGGGSKNKTIAKIAGEILGGSEGVYKLEIGDNACALGAAYKAVWAIERTNGQTFEDLIGQRWHEEEFIEKIADGYQKEPFELYGKAVEGFEKMEVQVLEQEKKKKA; this is translated from the exons ATGGCCTCCCCCGCCCCCAAAGGCCCGCTCTACATCGGCTTCGACCTCTCCACCCAGCAACTAAAGGGTCTGGTCGTCAACTCCGACCTTAGAGTTGTCTAcgtctccatcttcgacttcgacgccGACTCGCACGGCTTCCCCATAAAAAAGGGCGTGCTGACCAACGAGGCCGAGCACGAGGTGTTCGCGCCCGTCGCGCTCTGGCTGCAGGCGCTGGACAGCGTGCTGAATGgactgaagaagcagggtCTTGATTTCAGTCTTGTGCGTGGTATCAGCGGCGCGGGCCAGCAGCATGGCAGTGTTTACTGGGgcgagaatgcggagaagtTGCTGAATGGGCTGGATGCGAAGCgcgggctggaggagcagcttGCAGATGCCTTTTCACACCCGTTTAGTCCCAATTGGCAGGATTCGAGTACCCAGAAGGAGTGTGATGAGTTTGATGGGTTCCTGGGGAgccaggagaagctggcagAGGTGACGGGGAGCAAGGCGCATCAC AGATTTACTGGGCCTCAGATTTTGCGATTCCAGAGAAAGTACCCGGACGTGTATAAGAAGACGTCTAGGATATCGCTGGTTTCGTCTTTTATTGCGTCGCTGTTCCTTGGCCATGTTGCGCCCTTTGACATTTCCGATGTCTGCGGTATGAACCTGTGGAACATCCACAAAGGTGCATATGACGAGGAGATCCTGAAACACTGCGCTGGCCCGCATGGCGTAGACGACCTCAAGCGCAAGCTCGGCGATGTCCCTGAAGACGGAGGCATCGACCTAGGCAAGGTGCACCGTTACTACATTGACCGATATGGCTTCAGCCCTGAGTGCACAGTCGTTCCATCCACAGGTGACAACCCTGCCACCATCCTCGCCTTACCCCTCCGACCCTCCGACGCCATGGTCTCCCTCGGCACCTCTACCACCTTCCTCATGTCAACCCCCAGCTACAAAGCCGACCCTGCAACCCacttcttcaaccacccTACAACCGCAGGGCTCTACATGTTCATGCTCTGCTACAAGAACGGCGGCCTCGCACGCGAACAAATCCGCGACGCAGTCAACGCCTTCAAAAAAGACCCTAACCCCTCAAACCCATGGGTCAACTTCGACTCCGTCGCCCTCGACACCCCACCCCTAGGTCAAATTTCCCCATCGGACCCCATGAAAATgggcctcttcttcccccgcCCCGAGATCGTCCCCAACATACACTCCGGCCAGTGGCGCTTCACCTACGACCCGGCTTCAGGAGCCCTCACAGAGACCAAGCGGGGCTGGGACAAACCCCTCGACGAAGCACGTGCAATCATCGAAAGCCagctcctctccctccgTCTCCGCTCCCGCGGGCTCACATCCAGCCCCGGCGGCGGAATCCCGGCCCAGCCGCGCAGGGTATACCTTGTTGGCGGCGGGTCCAAGAACAAGACCATTGCGAAGATCGCCGGTGAGATCCTAGGTGGCAGTGAGGGTGTGTATAAGCTCGAGATTGGCGATAACGCTTGTGCGTTGGGCGCTGCGTATAAGGCTGTTTGGGCGATCGAGCGGACCAACGGACAGACCTTTGAGGATCTGATTGGGCAGCGGTGGCATGAGGAGGAGTTTATTGAGAAGATTGCGGATGGGTATCAGAAGGAGCCGTTTGAGTTGTATGGGAAGGCCGTCGAGGGatttgagaagatggaggtgcAGGTTttggagcaggagaagaagaaaaaagcttGA
- a CDS encoding cation diffusion facilitator family transporter (COG:P;~EggNog:ENOG410PGYD;~InterPro:IPR002524,IPR036837,IPR027470,IPR027469;~PFAM:PF01545,PF16916;~go_component: GO:0016021 - integral component of membrane [Evidence IEA];~go_function: GO:0008324 - cation transmembrane transporter activity [Evidence IEA];~go_process: GO:0006812 - cation transport [Evidence IEA];~go_process: GO:0055085 - transmembrane transport [Evidence IEA]) — MPLTQPLWCRAHPSPAAVPAPASGLVRRSNLRARPRLPRLALARSAPQFRVLRTTATSLFRAKGSYSPARPPPLPSNVHLRPLPSLSLLTTSTTPTTTPSTTLPLMATQTRGHGGHGHHHHHHHHGNAYLTSSNTHDAGVRITRLGLVANLAMAIGKFIGGYVFHSQALIADAYHALTDLVSDFLTLGTVAWSLKPPSERFPNGYGKIESIGALGVSGLLLCGGVFMGLNSGQVLLDQFYPEAAEAISHLELGHGHSHSHGVDALGPSIHAAWLAAGSIIVKEWLYHATMKVANERKSSVLASNAIHHRVDSLTSIVALFTIGGTYLFRDASWLDPVGGLLISLMVIKAGWGNTRTSLLELADTTVDDEIKTAVQKAAAKALSTVNDGGSVKIRDVQGMKSGQNYLMDVELAVPGVWSVQRSREIEERVRATIGSSLRGVKRVKVRFIPLEHESLDFSEEFIAPEVISQANPEPEDGAEEEEAHHHEHEREHKHEHEHENGTRKRR, encoded by the exons ATGCCGCTGACGCAGCCCCTGTGGTGCAGGGCCCAtccatcaccagcagcagtcccagcaccagcttcaGGCCTTGTCCGCCGTTCCAACTTGAGAGCAAGACCCCGGCTGCCTCGTCTTGCACTTGCGCGTTCTGCCCCCCAGTTTCGAGTTCTGCGCACCACAGCCACGTCGCTCTTCCGTGCGAAAGGTTCATATTCTCCTGCCCGCCCGCCTCCTTTGCCTTCCAATGTCCATCTCCGTCCCCTTCCGTCATTATCCCTATTGACCACCTCAACAACTCCTACCACAACCCCCAGCACCACTCTTCCGCTCATGGCGACGCAAACgagaggccatggtggtcacggccaccaccaccatcaccaccaccatggAAACGCCTATCTGACTTCTTCGAATACACACGACGCCGGCGTCCGGATCACGCGCCTGGGCCTTGTTGCGAATCTCGCAATGGCCATTGGGAAGTTTATCGGTGGCTATGTCTTTCATTCTCAGGCTCTTATTGCCGACGCCTACCATGCTCTTACAGATCTGGTCTCGGACTTCCTCACACTGGGTACGGTTGCGTGGTCGCTCAAGCCCCCCAGCGAACGATTCCCGAACGGGTACGGGAAGATCGAGAGCATTGGTGCGCTGGGAGTGAGCGGTCTTCTACTTTGTGGAGGTGTATTCATGGGGTTGAATTCCGGCCAGGTGTTACTGGATCAGTTTTACCCCGAGGCCGCGGAGGCGATTTCTCATCTGGAACTGGGACACGGCCACTCACACAGTCATGGTGTTGACGCCCTCGGACCGAGTATCCATGCCGCTTGGCTTGCAGCTGGCTCCATTATTGTGAAAGAGTGGCTGTACCATGCTA CAATGAAGGTTGCAAATGAGCGCAAATCGTCCGTCCTAGCTTCGAACGCTATCCACCACCGCGTCGATTCCCTCACAAGTATTGTCGCCCTGTTCACAATCGGCGGAACGTACCTCTTCCGGGACGCCTCGTGGCTGGACCCTGTGGGCGGACTGCTCATCTCGCTGATGGTCATCAAGGCCGGATGGGGAAACACTCGCACCTCGCTCCTCGAATTAGCAGATACCACCGTGGACGATGAAATCAAGACCGCCGTGCAAAAGGCTGCGGCCAAGGCACTCAGCACAGTCAATGATGGCGGGTCGGTCAAGATTCGCGATGTACAAGGCATGAAGTCGGGACAGAACTACCTGATGGATGTTGAATTAGCGGTCCCTGGTGTGTGGTCGGTCCAGCGCTCTCGCGAGATTGAAGAAAGAGTCCGAGCCACCATTGGCTCCAGTCTTCGCGGGGTCAAGCGAGTCAAAGTCCGGTTTATTCCTCTCGAGCACGAGAGCTTGGACTTCTCAGAGGAGTTCATTGCGCCGGAAGTTATCAGCCAAGCCAACCCGGAGCCCGAGGATGgtgccgaggaggaggaggcgcaCCATCACGAGCATGAGCGTGAACATAAGCATGAACATGAGCACGAGAACGGCACCCGGAAAAGACGCTGA
- a CDS encoding uncharacterized protein (COG:B,D;~EggNog:ENOG410PGYM;~InterPro:IPR041188,IPR009057;~PFAM:PF18107) — protein sequence MTLNPTKPKRIAITGQQRAALRAQHHLKPYLSNIALRDWFNTTDNRAIDASIVSRSLSGKYAYLDDNTSNFHLQKTKHRAEHWPEPENKASDKEKGQELEIQPQVSVVDALEALFVVRLYFEQSYTSDLPALQMLQRLESSLERKRFDSRH from the coding sequence ATGACGCTGAATCCTACAAAGCCCAAAAGAATCGCGATTACTGGCCAGCAACGAGCTGCGCTACGCGCCCAACACCATCTAAAGCCGTATCTATCGAACATCGCCCTTAGGGATTGGTTTAATACAACAGACAACCGTGCAATTGATGCCTCTATCGTCTCTAGAAGCCTATCTGGCAAATACGCGTATCTTGACGATAATACCAGCAACTTTCACCTCCAGAAAACAAAGCATCGCGCAGAACACTGGCCAGAGCCTGAGAATAAAGCTTCAGATAAGGAGAAAGGCCAGGAACTAGAGATCCAGCCACAGGTATCAGTAGTTGACGCTTTAGAGGCACTTTTTGTGGTACGCCTCTACTTTGAGCAGTCATATACTAGTGATCTGCCTGCTTTACAAATGCTGCAGCGTTTAGAGAGTTCTCTAGAACGCAAAAGGTTCGATTCTCGACACTAA
- a CDS encoding succinate dehydrogenase cytochrome b560 subunit (COG:C;~EggNog:ENOG410PNR7;~InterPro:IPR018495,IPR014314,IPR034804,IPR000701;~PFAM:PF01127;~TransMembrane:3 (i89-108o120-145i166-187o);~go_component: GO:0016020 - membrane [Evidence IEA];~go_component: GO:0045281 - succinate dehydrogenase complex [Evidence IEA];~go_function: GO:0000104 - succinate dehydrogenase activity [Evidence IEA];~go_function: GO:0009055 - electron transfer activity [Evidence IEA];~go_function: GO:0016627 - oxidoreductase activity, acting on the CH-CH group of donors [Evidence IEA];~go_process: GO:0006099 - tricarboxylic acid cycle [Evidence IEA]), with amino-acid sequence MLSQKIAQQSLRRLAVQQPYAMRWSLMNAASPAAVAMGRNIQTRYNASSAAPTDPTKLLAQQRLRRPVAPHLTIYRPQVTWYLSGLHRITGIILSGPLYLFATAYLAAPLFGWHLESASLAASFAALPAAAQVGLKSLFAFPFTYHCMNGLRHLTWDTGRGIDNKLVIKTGWTVVGLSVASALYLAFL; translated from the exons ATGCTCTCCCAGAAGATCGCTCAGCAGTCGCTGCGACGGC TTGCCGTCCAGCAGCCCTACGCCATGCGATGGTCTCTTATGAACGCCGCCTCCCCCGCCGCTGTTGCCATGGGAAGGAACATTCAGACAAG ATACAACGCTTCCAGCGCGGCTCCCACCGATCCAACTAAGCTCCTCGCCCAGCAGCGCCTGAGACGTCCCGTTGCTCCTCACCTTACCATCTACCGACCCCAGGTTACATGGTACCTCAGTGGTCTTCACCGAATTACTGGAATTATCCTGTCCGGTCCCCTGTACCTCTTCGCAACCGCCTACCTTGCTGCTCCCTTGTTCGGCTGGCACCTCGAGTCAGCCTCTCTGGCTGCTTCTTTCGCTGCTCTACCTGCGGCCGCACAGGTCGGCCTCAAGAGCCTATTCGCTTTCCCTTTCACCTACCACTGCATGAACGGTCTCCGACACTTGACATGGGATACCGGTCGGGGTATCGACAACAAGCTCGTTATTAAGACCGGCTGGACTGTTGTTGGCCTCAGCGTGGCTAGCGCTCTTTACCTTGCTTTTCTGTAA